A DNA window from Streptomyces parvus contains the following coding sequences:
- the hydA gene encoding dihydropyrimidinase, translated as MSRTVIHGGLVITASDEIHADVLVEGGRIVALAAHGTDAAESWSADRQIDATGKYVIPGGVDGHTHMEMPFGGTYAADTFETGTRAAAWGGTTTIVDFAVQSVGKSLREGLDAWYGKADGNCAIDYAFHMILADVNPSSLKEMDRLVSEGVTSFKLFMAYPGVFYSDDGQILRAMQQASGNGGLIMMHAENGIAIDVLVEQALAAGHTDPRYHGDVRKVALEAEATHRAVQLARVAGSPLYVVHVSADEAVQEIAAARHKGLPVFGETCPQYLFLSTDNLAEPGFEGAKYVCSTPLRPREHQETLWRGLRNNELQVVSTDHCPFCFSGQKEMGRRDFSKIPNGMPGVEHRMDLLHQAVVDGRITRRRWIEIACASPARMFGLYPKKGTIAPGADADIVIYDPEAEQTLSAETHHMNVDYSAYEGKRITGQVETVLSRGEVVIDGRKFTGRSGHGIYTPRATCQYLD; from the coding sequence ATGAGTCGCACCGTCATCCACGGTGGCCTGGTCATCACCGCGTCCGACGAGATCCACGCCGATGTGCTCGTCGAGGGCGGCCGTATCGTCGCGCTGGCCGCCCACGGGACCGACGCCGCCGAGAGCTGGAGCGCCGACCGGCAGATCGACGCGACGGGCAAGTACGTCATCCCGGGCGGCGTCGACGGACACACCCACATGGAGATGCCGTTCGGCGGAACGTACGCCGCCGACACCTTCGAGACCGGCACCCGCGCCGCCGCATGGGGCGGCACGACCACCATCGTCGACTTCGCCGTCCAGAGCGTGGGCAAGTCCCTGCGCGAAGGGCTCGACGCCTGGTACGGCAAGGCCGACGGCAACTGCGCCATCGACTACGCCTTCCACATGATCCTCGCGGACGTGAACCCGTCCTCGCTCAAGGAGATGGACCGCCTCGTCTCCGAAGGCGTCACCTCCTTCAAACTGTTCATGGCGTATCCGGGGGTCTTCTACTCCGACGACGGTCAGATCCTGCGCGCCATGCAACAGGCCTCCGGCAACGGCGGGTTGATCATGATGCACGCCGAGAACGGCATCGCCATCGACGTCCTGGTCGAACAGGCCCTCGCCGCCGGGCACACCGACCCCCGCTACCACGGCGACGTCCGCAAGGTCGCCCTGGAGGCCGAGGCCACCCACCGCGCCGTCCAGCTCGCCCGGGTCGCCGGATCCCCCCTCTACGTCGTCCACGTCTCCGCCGACGAGGCCGTGCAGGAGATCGCCGCCGCCCGCCACAAGGGCCTCCCCGTCTTCGGCGAGACCTGCCCGCAGTATCTGTTCCTCTCCACCGACAACCTCGCCGAGCCCGGCTTCGAGGGCGCCAAATACGTCTGCTCCACCCCGCTGCGCCCCAGGGAACACCAGGAGACCCTGTGGCGGGGCCTGCGGAACAACGAACTCCAGGTCGTCTCCACCGACCACTGCCCGTTCTGCTTCTCCGGGCAGAAGGAGATGGGCCGGCGCGACTTCTCCAAGATCCCCAACGGCATGCCCGGCGTCGAACACCGCATGGACCTGCTGCACCAGGCCGTCGTGGACGGACGCATCACCCGCCGCCGCTGGATCGAGATCGCCTGCGCCTCCCCGGCACGGATGTTCGGCCTCTACCCGAAGAAGGGCACCATCGCCCCGGGCGCCGACGCCGACATCGTCATCTACGACCCGGAAGCCGAACAGACCCTCTCCGCCGAGACCCACCACATGAACGTCGACTACTCGGCGTACGAGGGCAAACGCATCACCGGCCAGGTCGAGACCGTGCTCTCGCGCGGCGAAGTCGTCATTGACGGAAGGAAGTTCACCGGCCGCTCCGGCCACGGCATCTACACCCCCCGCGCCACCTGTCAGTACCTCGACTAG